The genome window catgttCTCCTATCGAAAACGGACAAATTATTGTACACAAATAATTGAtgttattcataaataaaatataacagaTAGAGAGATGTATCAAATGCAAGAAAATTTAAGTTTACTATTAAAATGATTCAACGTTATCATAACATCGCTCAAGTCTCAACTCTAGGGTTATAAAATGATATAGGAGATCCAGGCACCTCCTCTGTTGTGagattgttttatttaatatatttgagatgAGTATCAATTAATTATGATCATATTATATGAATACAAATTCATACTTAATATTAATCAATCCGATATTTTCTATTTACTAACTTGATGGTTTATCATATGTTCAATATGAGCCAGATATCTCCGATgtactatattaaaatttattttttctcattgtacaaataattatcattcagtgtaaaataaatataatattataaaaataaattaattactaactaaattatatatatatatgtataatttattaaatatatataataacaattaATACATCATCACGGTCACTAACTCATATTATGTGAAAATTAAACTTACAggaactatttaaaatttatagtatGATTACCCGTATACTAACAAATATGATAAATATGATGTTACAAATATAGATAACTAAACAGTGTTTATGGATAATATTCAAATACACAGTTATGATCAATTTATAAAGATTAATATAAAATCGAAACGGGCATATGAGtgcttatatttgaaattatattttatctaaatttaattttttcatcGTATCTATATTATTGATAAAATGATTTGGAACATGTGTTATATTTTCGAGCCTAATAGAGATAAAGGATCAATTTACAACCCTGATCGGTCCGACTTTTGTCCAATGCAGAAATTTTCGATAATTTCATCCGATGTAATAATCCCGCTCTTGCCGAAAAACTAAAAAAGTTGTAAAGAAGGGGCAAGGGCACTTGACATCTAGTTGTAAACAAGCCGACCAAACTGTAATGGAGTATTGGAGTAGCATGTAAAGAAAGATGCAGAGGCAAATGCAAAAGATAAAGGTGATAGGAgtagaaaagaagaagagggaGAATGATTCTACTACTGCCATTTGCTGTCAGGAAAGGAATCCATGTATATACACAACCCACATGATGTATCATCACAATCCCACATTCCCACTCACTCACTAAACTAGTGCCACTTCttatcatcttcttcaactcaCACAATAGTTTGCCCTATTCCTTTTTTATGTAAAGCtgattgatttattttaattgactataataataaaaaattaaattagattttaagAACAAATTCACTCCAACACAATGTCAATCAAAACAAAGTGGGAATATTGTCACCTAATTTTGATAATGATTATGAATATTTATCTTACAATTTTTTAGTTAAGTTTATTGAACTAAACCAAATTTTAtcgaaataatataatatcagaCATTTTCTGCCAAATATAACTAAATCGACTAAAATTTTCCGATCAACTTGAAATATTACTTAAATTTACTTTCAATATATAACTAGCCTTTAaaccgtgcgaagcacggacgattatataattcgtaatttattatttatagtttaaattttaacatcattttattataacACCTATGttatcttattataatatagcaGGTATACACTTccatcatcaacatcatcagAAATAGCCCatgagaaaatatataaaagaatagATAGTTCTAATAAATACACCTCAACTTTGAAACCCTACACTATTGCAGTGCATGTTATACACAATTACGCACACAACATTCTCAAATCTTACAcccaaaataataacaataatactacaatattaaactaataaataccACTAGTCATTATCCACGTGTAGAAATCGACAAAAAAGCCCCTCTCCACACTCACATAAAAAAAGCCAACACATGGAACCACCCAACGCACCGTTTTTCCTGCTTTACGACCATCTCAAAAAAGTAGCTTTATTTCTCTCCTCTCCCACCTTTCAACACTCATAATCCATCCTTAATTCCCTAGCTACCTAGCTTTTCAGCTTCCTTTTCCCCCTCTTCTTCTTGTATGGATACTGCTCAGTGGCCACAGGTAACTAAAGCTAAACatgtttttattcattttcttacTTGAAATCATTATTCTTTTCTCTCGCTCCCCTTTTTGCTTCGGCCTTTGTGAAAACTATACATCTTTATCTTGCTCATCAACACTCTAAAGTAATCACCTCATGTTATTATCATGTTTTTATCTTCTTAGTGGTATGATTAAGAATTTAAGATGGTGTTTAGTTGCAGCTAATCCTTCAACTGCCCCCACTAATTTTTCAGTTTCGGTTTATAAAAAGTCTGAATTTTTCCTTTTTGTGAAAGTAATAATATTATGTATTAATACTTCTTAACTGTTCTTGTTATCGTAAATTTTTCATTTGTGAAGTTATGCTTAAATTGCTCCCATCTGTATGTGACAAAATTCCGTATGTGGCGGTCAGTTTTATGCGATCAGAAATGTCCGATTTTCTTGTAGTTCTTCGATTATTGTTAGTCATGGATTTTTTGTGTGCCTGTGCGATCTTTGATTTTCCCACAGGGGATTGGAGTGGTGCAACTCCCCATGGATGGTACCAATAATTCCGACGGAGCTAATTCGGATCACCAGACACTACAACAAACAAGGCCTTTTACGAcggaaaataatattcaaaacaaGGCGGTTTCGGCTCCAAGGCCACAGAAGCCGCCAGCCATAAACTGTCCGAGGTGCCATTCGGCTCACACAAAGTTTTGTTACTACAACAATTACAGCCTCTCTCAGCCAAGGTACTTCTGCAAGACTTGCAGAAGGTACTGGACTGAGGGTGGATCTCTCAGGAACGTCCCCGTTGGCGGCGGTTCGCGTAAAAACAAGAGatcatcatcgtcatcatcatcattatcatcgTCACTATCCAAGAAGCTTCCGGATACGATCAATTCttatcaaaaccctaatttaaaGATCTTTCATGAGAGTCAAGATCTTAACCTAGCTTATCCACCAAATCAGTTTGTTGAGTTTACTAATTCTCCTACTTCATACACTAATTTCTCGCAGTTTTTCAAGTCCGGGAACAATATTAGTGGTGGAAGAGGATTTAGCTCTTTCATGTCCGTGATTCCGGGTTCTGATTCTCATTCTTCAGGACTACTCTACTCATCACCGGTACCTGGATCAGGCCTGCCGTTTCAGGAATTCAGTAAAACGAGTGGACTCAATTTTTCGACAAATCAGCATCAGCTAGGGTTTGATAATTCCGAAAATCAAGGGGGATTTGGGAGTGCTTTGCAAGCAGTGCATCAAGAGAACAATAGTAGTAGTACTAATCATGCAAAGCTGCTTAATTTTCCTATCGAGGATCTGAAACAGCCCGCTGTTGTTACGAACACGGGGAGTACTAATGAATCGGAGCATAATGGAGGCACTCATCATCGCGAAAATGATCATCTTCAATCTTCTGGATTGATCTGGAATAATGGTGACTTAGGTGGTGGAGCTTCATGGTAATAATCATCAGATGTAAACTAATTGCAAAGTTGTTCCATATATATTCGTCAATGGTTCGTGCTTAATTGACGCCAAATTCTGACTATCTACTTGTTATCCGTCGTAAAAAGGCTTATTTGTTGAACTGTTGCAAGAATATCGATCCGCCTGTATAAAGGTACGCTTCGTTCCTAATTCATCGAAATTTATCCGATAGTTTAAGGTTGCGTATTTCGAGAGCTTTGGAGAGTTCTGTGGAATATACATAAACTCGAACTCGAAAAAATTAGTGTATAATGGAACGATTTTGCAAATTAGTATGCATACTttgatgatatatataagtTGGCGAGTGATCTGGAGATTGATTGATTCTAAAGCTTACAAAGAGTACGTATATGAGGCTCTCTTTTCCTGTAATTTGATTTACTTTTGGCCTTGAATCTTTACAGCAGGTCTGCCTTTTTTTTTCCCTTCTCTTTCGCTAGCTACTAATTCAactgttaaattttaaaacatttatttCATTTTGTTTGTAATTATCCTGTGTATTTCGTTGTTGATCAGTGATGAGCAAATACTAATGTTGTTGTAATTTTGTGGAGCTTAATTATATTcgtatttttgtatttaatgCAAGTTTTCTGCTTACTGTTTGCAACTTCTTCGGTGACCATGTCTCGAATACGTTTACGAGCGTGCATGAACGTACTCGATTATGCAGCTTGAAGAATGGTGAGCAGGGCAGGATCCAGCAAAGCCGGCTATTTTCGATCACCCGATTCTGGTTGAAATTAGTCGTATCCGATCGAATCTGGTCAAAAACAGAATTTATCTCATTTTAACTGTTTTCGATCGACCGGTGAAAAATAGCCGTTTTTCCTGTCATGGATGCGCACAGTAATAATTCTTACTTGGTGATCCAGTCACATagtatagtactccctccgttgtTTGTATTGAGTTTGGGccgtaatataaaaaattgagtgagacgttcaaaaaagaaaactgtatgGCGGGACGGAGGCAGTACTAGTTAACAAAGAGGACATCATCTAAACTTAAAGCACGTGGGCGACCATTTTGTATGAGTTGTAAATCAACTAAGACTAAGCATTAATATACACAGTAATATTCTTTGTGGGCAGAAAATATTCCGGATATGAAAGAGGCTTCCATGCATTATCTCACTGCAAAAGTATATACTCAAATCAGCTTTATACAGTATTTTATATAATACCAGGCCACCACTCAAATTCAGACCAAGCTAGCTTAAATCTGTGTGTGCTGGAAATGGTGCAtgcaattttcattttttccgtTATATGTGTGTATGGTAATTGCCTCTCCCCGGCACGATCCATCTGTTTAACGGTGCTAGTTCAGTGCCCAGGCGGAACGAGCAAGACGGCTCGAACCGTCAATTTGATCGGCAGAATATCTGAATGCTTAAAGTGGGGCATGCAtgcattctttttttttttttctttttccaatCCAGTTAAGCAACAAACCACTGCAAATTATGAATAGAAACGAGGGTTCGAATTTGTAACACATGGAGATTTCAGTTTTTGCCAATCGTGCATTCTTTCTCATCTTCGCAGAAATAAATCTCTGGTCGCGATATACATACATGCGTTAATACGAATAGCGAAGTTTAATGTGCTTTGGAATTATATGTTCGTTATACATCGACTTTTAAGCagattcattttttattaataaaacacTTTTACAGGAATGAATTGTATTAGGAAAGAATGTCTTTCTTCCATGAGAAGTTTTTCATATTacatatcaaaaacaaaacacaacaaaacccACGGACCAAGAAAGATTTAGAAATTTGATTCACTCCAATCATTTCTGAACTATATAGGATAGgagaatcaaatataaaataaatctcgATTAATTCATAAAACTCCGATAAATCTTTTACTAATCCTGAATTGATAGGTTAATCTATTTATTCTGATTCGCGATTTTTGCGATCAGATGCCCTCGTGTTATAAACCTTAATAACATGTAATCCCGAGGAATGTCATTATAACATGTCACGCGGATATTGGTTACCAACTTACCATTAGCTGGCCCCTTGAACTTTTGAACTCACATGCTAAAACCAACTTGCACCCTCACGCTTATACAAATTTGAAAGGTATTGCCTTGAATCAAGATCAGAGGCCAAGAAACAGGTTTCATAATGCACATTCTGTTATGTATAATTGAATATCAGGTGTGCACATGAGGATGGACCAGGTAGACATCAGGACATGTATGTGCACGCGCAAGCATAAAGCACTGCAACCTGGCTTCTATTTCAATAGCAAATCACTTTAAAATTCCAAGCTAGATGTACAACTCACATGTCGAAGCTTCACTCCACAAAACCCTCGCGTTTCTAACATTATTTTTGCTTGTTTATGGAATTTAAACTTGTGACCTAGCCGATAGCAGGTAAGCACTTGACCATCGTCAAGAACAGTCATCAAGTGTGATTCTATCAAGTAATACTATAAGCCCCACACTATAACACTACCGTGTATACCTTGAACGATGATCGGTATAATTAAGCAATGTGATAAAAAAACTCCAGGTCCTTTTATGATTGTATGTCAAAGAAGGTAATATGGAACATGCTGCATGAAGCAGTTATTCATGGAAATGCAGAAACAAAGTTGGGTCATGGCCGTGGGTTATTGTGTCCGTCCCCGTCCCCGTCCCCGTCCCCTTCAGGTTGGTCGAGGTGCGAGTAAACTAGCCCTGTGCAAGGATTACCTCTTGAAGttcagatatattattattattataagaatAAGAAATGAACATAGGGATTGTTGGTGGAGTTAACATATAAATTAGTAATTCTAAATAACTAAAATCCTTttatgaccaaaccaaaaaaacaTAACCAAAATATAGTACtttaaattatacctatgttgtcttattataatataatatagtatattacAGATAAGGGAATGTACCAGTACACTCTTGAAGTTGCCCCAAGTAGGTAAAAGCAGCAATCTAGCTTAAAAAATGTCACTGAGGATACGAGGATATCGACTAACTTGAAGTGTAGAACACTAGAGAtaacaaacaaaattacaatggGACATGAACAAAAACTATCATAAACCATGCATGTTTTAACTCAGTTGTCATAAATATCATATCTACAAAAACCGATACCATTCAATTCTTGAAGAGAACTGGAATATTGAGGGATGAAAGTGGCCTTGTCAGTATAAATCAACAGACTCGAGCACTCTGCGGGCCTGGATCTGAAGTGCTGTTAGTCTCTGCTCAGGATCAAGAGTTGACCCGAATTGACTAGCTGCCCATATCAATGATGCTGATTTTTCGCCAAGAAGTCTCTTTATGTCTTCATGTATGGATAAATCCCTTCCATTAACATGCCCGATAAGCAGCAACAAAAATTCACCACACTTCAGTCTggggaaaaaaataaattaacttcTGGTTGACATAATGGATTGAGAAAAGCAGTGCTGCTTAATGTTGCCATAGGAACAAATTGtttagggggggggggggggggggggggggggggagtatATATTTTACAAGCCAAAAATATTAATCCAGAATACAAGGGATGTCTAACAATGAAAAAGTACT of Daucus carota subsp. sativus chromosome 3, DH1 v3.0, whole genome shotgun sequence contains these proteins:
- the LOC108210457 gene encoding dof zinc finger protein DOF3.7 gives rise to the protein MDTAQWPQGIGVVQLPMDGTNNSDGANSDHQTLQQTRPFTTENNIQNKAVSAPRPQKPPAINCPRCHSAHTKFCYYNNYSLSQPRYFCKTCRRYWTEGGSLRNVPVGGGSRKNKRSSSSSSSLSSSLSKKLPDTINSYQNPNLKIFHESQDLNLAYPPNQFVEFTNSPTSYTNFSQFFKSGNNISGGRGFSSFMSVIPGSDSHSSGLLYSSPVPGSGLPFQEFSKTSGLNFSTNQHQLGFDNSENQGGFGSALQAVHQENNSSSTNHAKLLNFPIEDLKQPAVVTNTGSTNESEHNGGTHHRENDHLQSSGLIWNNGDLGGGASW